The genomic segment AGCTGCAGCAGTTGAACATCAATCAGTCCTTCGGGGGCTGGCCATGTCAGATCCCGCACACAGCGCTTGGCCCTGCTGGCTAGCGCATGCCCAGGATCTGTCTGCTTTTCAGCTGGTACATTTGCTCAATGTCCGCCAGGGCTTGCGCGTGCAGCTGGGCAGCATGGAGCCTCTTCTTCAGGTCTTTGCACTTGGCTTTGGAGGAGAGCTGGCTCTCAGAGTTCTCACTCCTCAGGACATTCTCCTTACTCTCTCCACTGATATAAACTTTCTTCTTAAGTATTGAGGTTGGAAGAGCTAAAAGTTCTGGACCACTGGCCAGGGACAGGAGCCTCTGCTCCTTCAGCAGGCTGTAGTTCTTCATCAGACTTTCCGCTCTCGCCAATTTGTCCTCCGCCAGTCTCTCACGAACACAAAGCTCACGTTCCTTCTGCTCCAGTCTTTCCTCTCTGGCTTTGAGGGCTCGCTCTCGCTCCTGCAACTGTATTTCCTTCAGTTTCAGCTCACTTAATACAGGGTTAGAATCCTGCAACTTTTCTGGTTCTCCAGATCGTCGCCCCCTTCTCTCAGGATTTCTCCTCTGCTCTTCTGCAACCAAGTCTGCTATCAAAGGGCTCTCCAGAATTTCTTCAACAGAAGGTCGATGGTAATCCTTTAAATTTAACATCCTTGTAATGATGTCATTCAACTCATCAGAGTAACGATATGGAATTCGCCTGAATTTGCCTTCTCGGATCTTCCCAGCTAATTCTTTCTGGTTGAAAGCTGTAAATGGAGGCATTAATGCACACAACTCATATATCAAACAGCCCAGTGACCAGATATCCGATTTCTCATTGTAGGACATGCCACTCATCTGCTCGGGAGACATGTAATAAGGAGTGCCAACAAATGTTTTCGCAAAACTGATATCGTGGTTTAATATTGTAGCTAGCCCGAAGTCTCCAAGCTTAACATTTTGCTTGCCATCCAGGAAAACATTGGCTGGTTTCAGATCCCCATGGAGCACCGTGCGACCATCACTTTGTCTGTGACATTCCTTTAGGGCCAGAGTCAACTGAGCCATCACTCGAAGAACAAACTCTTCCTCCAAGTATTGTCTTTCCTTGGTTCCCTTTGTAATTATACTAGCCAGGTCCCCTCCTTTGCAATATTCCATTACAATGTACAGTGTTGTGTTGGTTCGGTCAATAATGCGATCATAGTAACGGACGATGTTTGGATGCTTCAGTTCACGAAGCAAATTCACTTCAGAAACAAGCATTTGTTTCTCAGCTTCTGTCATGGAGCCATAGTCAAGTTCTTTCCAAACTAATATCTTGCCGTCGCTCCTCCTCCGGATCTTCTGGCAGCGGCTGTAGGAGCCGATGCCAATGGTGTGCAGCACGTCGTAGTCCTCTGCCCGGGTTGGCATGGCAGGGCCCACCGGGGACTCCTGCAGATCGCACCGCAGCTGTGGAGCTGCAGCCACCGTCTCCAAAGCGTCTCCAAATCACActctgttacatctgtatttataccagttgattttaatcctatccattctattccaaaggttagggcgtttgttatctccattccaaggtcactactctattgttctgttaagctacaaggaagtaactgaaggagattatcctaagtaaagattatgtagcttaagctacataatgtgattgttcgtagttgaagtgattaactacccgcctggcacttagttaaggggttttactggtttattcccttccttagtcctgttaatccctaactccagggaaaaatccccacctggggaaacaacctttctcggagaggtgaccttggttaaaacacattaagaacagtatgctatatacaccaggtcccttgaaacatatgctgtgcagatgtttcttccctgcagtgactgtgtcaagcagcaaggatggaccagcttccagcacataataaaggccatatttaACAAATCCACacccaacatcatattcaatgggcaaattGAAAAGtgttaagaacaggaacaaaatagGAATGTCtactttcatcactcttattcaacatggtATTGGAAGTTCTAGTCACAGTgatcagaagaaataaaagccatccaaattggggggggagggggggggaataaaactgtcaatatttgcagatggcatggaTCTATATAGAGAGAACTTTAAAGATTCCATCAATAAACTACTAGAACgtataaatgaattcagtaaagtagcagggtaaaaaaataaatattcagaaatcaattgcatttttatacaccaataatgaactatctgaaagagaaactaagaaaacaatcttaTTTGCAATTGcatcaaatcaaaataaaatatctaggaatacatttaaacaagaaggtaaaatacctgtactcagaaaaattttaagacattgaagaaaggtattaaagaagatacaaataaatggaaatgtaTATTGCTCTCATGGATAGGaacaattaacatcattaaaatttccatactacccaaggcaatctatagcTTCAacgcaatccctatcaaaattccaatggtgtttttcacagaactagaacaaagaatccaaaaatgtatatgggccacaaaaggccctgaatagccacagcaatcttgataaaaaaagaacaaagttggagatatcatgctacctgatatcaaaataTCATACAAGGTAATCAAAACCGCATACCACTGgcataaaaatacacacatagaTCCATGAAACAGgctagagcccagaaataaacgtGTATGGTCAATTAACTTACGACAAAGGATGCTAGAATGTACAACACGATagagacagtctattcaataaaggGTGTTGGGAAAATCGGGtgggtacatgcaaaaaaatgaaactagaccacctcctTACAccaaatacaagaataaactcaaaatggaataaagatttaaatgtaagatttgAAGCCATAAAACtcctgggggaaaaaacacaggcagtaaaatctctgacacctcttgtagcaatattttcttctgatatatcttctcaggcaaaggaaacaaa from the Myotis daubentonii chromosome 7, mMyoDau2.1, whole genome shotgun sequence genome contains:
- the LOC132238694 gene encoding serine/threonine-protein kinase Nek2-like, with amino-acid sequence MPTRAEDYDVLHTIGIGSYSRCQKIRRRSDGKILVWKELDYGSMTEAEKQMLVSEVNLLRELKHPNIVRYYDRIIDRTNTTLYIVMEYCKGGDLASIITKGTKERQYLEEEFVLRVMAQLTLALKECHRQSDGRTVLHGDLKPANVFLDGKQNVKLGDFGLATILNHDISFAKTFVGTPYYMSPEQMSGMSYNEKSDIWSLGCLIYELCALMPPFTAFNQKELAGKIREGKFRRIPYRYSDELNDIITRMLNLKDYHRPSVEEILESPLIADLVAEEQRRNPERRGRRSGEPEKLQDSNPVLSELKLKEIQLQERERALKAREERLEQKERELCVRERLAEDKLARAESLMKNYSLLKEQRLLSLASGPELLALPTSILKKKVYISGESKENVLRSENSESQLSSKAKCKDLKKRLHAAQLHAQALADIEQMYQLKSRQILGMR